A single region of the Marinobacter nanhaiticus D15-8W genome encodes:
- the phoB gene encoding phosphate regulon transcriptional regulator PhoB, giving the protein MTGKTVLIVDDEASIREMIAVALEMADYDYLEAADALDAHAMIVDKKPDLILLDWMLPGTSGIELARRLKRDETTAEIPIIMLTAKVEEDNKVQGLESGADDYITKPFSPRELVARLKAVLRRTTPAGVETPVEVNGLHLDPTSHRVTTPTGAVDMGPTEYKLLQFFMTHQERVYTRAQLLDQVWGGNVYVEERTVDVHIRRLRKALGEKYDHLIQTVRGTGYRFSTRAA; this is encoded by the coding sequence ATGACGGGAAAAACAGTACTCATAGTCGATGACGAAGCATCGATCCGCGAGATGATCGCCGTAGCGCTGGAAATGGCGGACTACGACTACCTCGAGGCTGCCGACGCGCTGGATGCGCACGCCATGATCGTGGACAAGAAACCGGACCTGATCCTGCTGGACTGGATGCTTCCCGGCACCAGCGGCATCGAACTGGCCCGCCGCCTGAAGAGAGACGAAACCACGGCGGAAATCCCGATCATCATGCTGACCGCAAAGGTCGAAGAGGACAACAAGGTGCAGGGCCTCGAGTCCGGCGCCGACGATTACATCACCAAGCCGTTCTCCCCACGGGAGCTCGTTGCACGTCTCAAGGCGGTACTGCGGCGGACCACACCTGCGGGGGTTGAAACCCCGGTGGAAGTAAACGGCCTGCACCTGGATCCCACCAGTCACCGGGTCACGACGCCAACCGGCGCGGTGGACATGGGTCCCACGGAGTATAAACTGCTCCAGTTCTTCATGACGCACCAGGAGCGGGTCTACACCCGGGCGCAACTTCTGGATCAAGTCTGGGGTGGCAATGTCTATGTGGAAGAGCGTACCGTCGACGTCCACATCCGCCGCCTGCGTAAGGCGCTGGGTGAGAAGTACGATCACCTGATCCAGACGGTCCGGGGTACCGGCTACCGTTTCTCCACGCGCGCAGCCTGA
- a CDS encoding response regulator gives MATLKALVVDDASFVRDLIKRTVRNRFPVIEITEAPNGKKAQFLMTKTSFDLVLCDWEMPEMSGLELLRWMRQQERLKKCPFIMITSRGDKTHVIEAVQEGVSEYLGKPFSPDGLSKKIIKVMGRKLNAAMTSSGKSMDGPADAFKESAALLTQQRPAAADKPVEKDSAASRVRAVAAVRFADATLRSVVKDITLNEIRVIAKRDQDFPGILDQAVVDIEVSDGEVARLNGYVHQLQAVDKRQDTDFVSLVVRFVDEDPQKMEDLSRFIARFRAG, from the coding sequence ATGGCAACACTGAAGGCGCTGGTGGTCGATGACGCCAGCTTTGTGAGGGACCTGATCAAGCGCACCGTGCGCAATCGTTTCCCGGTGATCGAGATCACCGAAGCGCCCAATGGCAAGAAGGCCCAATTCCTGATGACCAAGACGTCGTTCGACCTTGTCTTGTGCGACTGGGAAATGCCGGAAATGTCTGGTCTCGAATTGCTGCGCTGGATGCGCCAGCAGGAGCGCTTGAAGAAGTGCCCGTTCATCATGATCACCAGCCGGGGAGATAAAACCCACGTCATCGAGGCGGTACAGGAAGGTGTTTCGGAGTACCTGGGTAAGCCGTTCAGTCCGGACGGCCTGAGCAAGAAGATCATCAAGGTCATGGGCCGCAAGCTGAATGCGGCCATGACGTCGTCCGGAAAATCCATGGACGGTCCGGCAGATGCGTTCAAGGAATCCGCTGCATTGCTGACCCAGCAACGCCCCGCCGCGGCCGACAAACCGGTGGAGAAGGACAGTGCTGCATCCCGCGTCAGGGCGGTTGCGGCGGTGCGCTTTGCCGATGCCACCCTGCGCAGCGTGGTCAAGGACATCACGCTGAACGAGATTCGCGTCATCGCCAAACGCGATCAGGATTTTCCCGGTATCCTGGATCAGGCAGTGGTGGATATCGAGGTGAGTGACGGCGAAGTGGCCCGGCTGAACGGCTATGTCCATCAGCTCCAGGCGGTGGACAAGCGCCAGGACACCGACTTCGTCAGTCTGGTCGTGCGCTTCGTCGATGAAGACCCCCAGAAGATGGAAGACCTCTCTCGCTTTATCGCCCGTTTTCGTGCCGGTTAG
- the ubiA gene encoding 4-hydroxybenzoate octaprenyltransferase, giving the protein MTLDFLPESLQTKLTAYVQLLRLDRPIGTLLLLWPTYWALWLAAGDGMPSLANVIIFTLGVFMMRAAGCAINDFADRKVDGHVKRTRARPLATGRISAAEAVILFLVLALLSFVMVVFFTNTLTLYLSFGGLVLAFIYPFMKRFTHLPQLFLGAAFSWAIPMAWAAEANEVTRIAWLLFTANVLWTVAYDTLYAMVDRDDDLKIGVKSTAILFGEADKAIVGILQVLTVLILVLVGPQAELGVFYYLGLLGMASLFGYQQYLIRFRQRDACFKAFLNNQWAGASVFLGLFLDMLVR; this is encoded by the coding sequence ATGACCCTCGATTTCCTGCCCGAATCGCTGCAGACGAAACTCACCGCCTACGTGCAACTGCTACGGCTGGACCGCCCCATCGGCACCCTGTTGCTGCTCTGGCCCACATACTGGGCCTTGTGGCTCGCCGCAGGCGACGGCATGCCAAGCCTGGCCAATGTGATCATCTTTACCCTGGGCGTTTTCATGATGCGGGCCGCCGGCTGCGCGATTAACGATTTCGCCGACCGCAAGGTGGACGGCCACGTCAAGCGCACCAGGGCGCGTCCGCTCGCCACCGGACGGATTAGCGCAGCAGAAGCGGTGATACTGTTCCTGGTGCTGGCACTGCTCTCGTTCGTGATGGTGGTGTTCTTCACCAATACCCTGACGCTCTACCTGTCCTTTGGCGGGCTGGTACTGGCGTTCATCTACCCATTCATGAAGCGCTTTACCCACCTGCCCCAACTCTTTCTCGGCGCAGCCTTCTCCTGGGCGATCCCCATGGCCTGGGCGGCGGAGGCCAACGAGGTCACGCGCATCGCCTGGCTACTATTTACGGCCAACGTGCTCTGGACCGTGGCCTACGACACGCTCTATGCGATGGTCGATCGTGACGACGACCTTAAGATCGGCGTGAAATCCACCGCCATTCTCTTCGGCGAAGCCGACAAGGCTATCGTTGGCATCCTGCAGGTCCTGACGGTACTGATCCTGGTTTTGGTGGGCCCCCAGGCGGAACTGGGTGTTTTCTATTACTTGGGGCTGCTGGGTATGGCCTCGCTGTTTGGCTACCAGCAGTACCTGATTCGCTTCCGCCAGCGTGACGCCTGCTTCAAGGCCTTCCTTAATAACCAATGGGCGGGCGCCAGCGTATTCCTGGGTTTGTTCCTGGACATGCTGGTCCGCTAG
- the rd gene encoding rubredoxin translates to MKKWQCVVCGLIYDEAEGWPEDGIEPGTAWEDVPEDWVCPDCGVGKEDFEMIEIG, encoded by the coding sequence ATGAAGAAGTGGCAGTGTGTCGTCTGTGGCTTGATCTATGACGAGGCCGAAGGCTGGCCGGAAGACGGAATCGAGCCGGGCACCGCCTGGGAAGATGTGCCCGAGGACTGGGTCTGCCCGGACTGCGGCGTGGGTAAGGAAGATTTCGAGATGATCGAGATTGGCTAA
- the phoR gene encoding phosphate regulon sensor histidine kinase PhoR, whose translation MQHSWSRYLRLIIALLLGFFLVGLWFGYPLVGLTLGLSVYLVWTLVQARRLHHWLQHPDDDDDAPGSIGLWGEIFDGLHRMHQAHQHSRDLLQTRINRVQESTNAMRDGVIMTDAEGNMEWWNWSAEYLLGFRRDTDRGQPIHNLIRSPAFKAYFDARDYRDPMDLKSPAKPHIHLQIQISLFGDDDRLIVAKDVTRLFQLEQMRRDFVSNVSHEMRTPLTVISGYLETLSDNMDDAPPRWRRAIGTMSQQAERMEALITDLILLAKLETGEQHIDDRVTDVGALIRQICSDARAVSGENQHVIETDIGERHHLFGDENQLRSAFSNIIFNAVKYTPAGGNIRVRWYTDREGAHMSVKDSGIGIDPIHIPRLTERFYRADPSRHQQTGGTGLGLAIVKHVLLNHDGTLEINSHPGDGSEFICHFPRSRITEAPIETA comes from the coding sequence ATGCAGCACAGCTGGTCGCGTTACCTGCGCCTGATTATTGCTCTCCTGCTCGGATTTTTTTTAGTCGGCCTCTGGTTCGGCTATCCCCTGGTCGGTTTGACGCTCGGCCTCTCGGTCTACCTGGTTTGGACGCTGGTCCAGGCGCGTAGACTTCACCATTGGCTACAGCACCCCGATGATGATGACGATGCTCCCGGCAGCATCGGTCTCTGGGGGGAAATCTTCGATGGCCTGCACCGGATGCATCAGGCGCATCAGCATTCGCGCGACCTGCTACAGACGCGGATCAACCGCGTCCAGGAATCCACCAATGCCATGCGGGACGGCGTCATCATGACCGACGCCGAGGGAAATATGGAATGGTGGAACTGGTCGGCGGAATACCTGCTGGGGTTCCGCCGCGATACCGACCGCGGTCAGCCGATTCACAACCTGATACGCAGTCCCGCCTTCAAGGCCTATTTCGATGCCAGGGACTACCGCGATCCAATGGACCTGAAATCCCCGGCCAAGCCCCACATTCACCTGCAGATCCAGATCAGCCTGTTCGGCGATGACGACCGGCTGATCGTCGCCAAGGATGTGACTCGCCTGTTCCAGCTCGAGCAGATGCGCCGGGATTTCGTGTCCAACGTGTCCCACGAAATGCGCACACCGCTGACGGTGATCAGCGGCTACCTGGAAACGCTATCGGATAACATGGACGATGCCCCGCCCCGATGGCGCCGCGCCATCGGCACCATGAGCCAGCAGGCAGAGCGGATGGAGGCACTGATCACCGACCTCATCCTGCTGGCCAAGCTCGAAACCGGCGAGCAGCACATCGACGACCGGGTCACGGATGTCGGTGCCCTGATCCGCCAGATCTGCAGCGACGCCAGAGCCGTAAGCGGCGAGAATCAGCATGTGATCGAAACGGACATCGGCGAACGGCACCATCTGTTCGGCGATGAGAACCAACTCCGCAGCGCCTTCTCCAACATTATCTTCAATGCGGTGAAGTATACGCCGGCCGGCGGCAATATCAGGGTAAGGTGGTACACGGACCGGGAAGGCGCTCACATGTCAGTGAAAGACAGCGGTATCGGCATCGATCCGATCCACATCCCGCGACTGACGGAACGTTTCTACCGCGCCGACCCCAGCCGTCACCAGCAGACCGGCGGCACCGGCCTCGGTCTGGCCATCGTCAAGCACGTGCTGCTAAACCATGATGGTACGCTGGAGATTAACAGCCATCCGGGGGACGGTAGCGAATTCATCTGCCACTTCCCCCGTTCGCGGATCACGGAAGCGCCGATCGAAACCGCCTAG
- a CDS encoding hypoxanthine-guanine phosphoribosyltransferase → MTTSHDELQKVFDEADCICTEQEVQQAIERMASAITDQLKGRDPLLFCVMNGGLILMGQLLPKLKFPLQAEYLHATRYRQETTGGILEWKLRPEADMRGRTVLIVDDILDEGTTLNAIADYCKAQGAAEVQTAVLVDKQHDRKCRPDLKADFTGLDVEDRFLFGYGMDYKGYWRNAPGIYAVKGL, encoded by the coding sequence ATGACAACGTCCCACGACGAACTCCAGAAGGTTTTCGACGAAGCCGACTGCATCTGCACCGAGCAGGAAGTCCAGCAGGCCATCGAGCGGATGGCGAGCGCCATCACCGATCAGCTCAAGGGTCGCGACCCCCTCCTGTTCTGCGTGATGAATGGGGGATTGATCCTGATGGGCCAGTTGCTGCCGAAACTTAAGTTCCCGCTGCAGGCAGAATACCTGCACGCCACCCGTTACCGGCAGGAAACCACCGGGGGCATCCTGGAATGGAAGCTGCGCCCGGAAGCGGACATGCGTGGGCGCACCGTCCTGATCGTCGACGACATTCTCGACGAGGGCACCACACTCAACGCCATTGCCGACTACTGCAAAGCCCAGGGCGCCGCCGAAGTGCAGACCGCCGTTCTGGTGGACAAGCAGCACGACCGCAAATGCCGTCCCGACCTGAAGGCCGATTTCACCGGCCTGGACGTGGAAGACCGATTCCTGTTCGGCTACGGCATGGATTACAAGGGGTACTGGCGCAACGCCCCCGGCATCTATGCCGTCAAGGGACTCTGA
- a CDS encoding EAL domain-containing protein translates to MRQPVLFFVLLGVLLTAMSSVQADLVEDGYIEPRIEYIRFPYGQTDSAGPVEVNALERWQSLSGEVPNFGYVRDIVWLRFDVPAPSGVREQMLEIRYPQLDSVQIFLFENGRPVKQLTTGDRLPMSTRPMQHPHFLLPYTVAPGSDYHFLVRVQTNGALQVPVRIWQRDAFFDHISRVDQAHAVYYGILITVVFFNLFVFAAMREATYLYYALSTLGYLFLLGSLRGITYPLLWPDSPWLQNQSMMMSVPIAMLFSLLFARAFLDLRSRSRGWDRIVRAAVIVNLLAVLGTFLLDYNTSMRLSVALAIPCCLLLTALGPVEWARGNRQAILYTIAWGVLTVGSALTAANKYGWVPTNFITEFGMEIGSALEAILLSIGLATRLYQERQDKLKARESQLRALAARRKAELRMMDQALHHPLTKLPNRTSFELHLQDLLIREPDRRHAVGVIQLTNLAAITRTLGHQNADRVLELAARRFNQVCSNLPGVRPIEQNDVRCYHAASLESGTFGFVIDADTARSQPRRILECLESLRSPLEYLGMQLPLDPLAGVATYPSHSSDPNTLIRQAYVALESDDARDRGMAYYRPEHDSYSADRLTLASELREAIRLDELALFFQPKLNLADERVVGVEALIRWPGRTRAVGADEIIAVAEQTGLIKPLTRWVLQQALRARDELIEAGQEELSVSVNISPNNLREQEFPLFVQRLMAGHPQHAGKIILEVTETSMMQDPANSLRALRSLHFAGIPLSIDDFGSGYSSLSYIKRLPASEIKIDRSLIVDLSFQAEDRVIVQTTINMCHDLGYKVVAEGVEDRETLQLLEEMGCDMIQGFVLTPPQPMDEFMRWLTNHVMQEKRRA, encoded by the coding sequence GTGCGTCAACCCGTTCTGTTTTTCGTCCTGCTGGGCGTATTGCTGACGGCTATGTCGAGTGTGCAGGCCGACCTCGTCGAAGACGGGTATATCGAGCCTCGCATCGAGTACATCCGTTTTCCGTACGGCCAGACCGACTCCGCCGGCCCGGTCGAGGTCAACGCACTGGAGCGCTGGCAAAGCCTGTCCGGCGAAGTGCCCAACTTCGGCTATGTGCGTGACATTGTGTGGCTGCGGTTCGACGTACCCGCCCCATCCGGGGTGCGGGAGCAGATGCTGGAAATCCGCTACCCGCAGCTGGATTCGGTGCAGATCTTCCTGTTCGAGAACGGTCGACCAGTCAAGCAGCTCACCACGGGTGACCGGCTGCCTATGTCCACCCGGCCCATGCAGCATCCACACTTCCTGCTGCCCTACACCGTCGCCCCCGGTAGCGACTACCACTTCCTGGTGCGGGTACAGACCAACGGTGCCCTGCAGGTGCCGGTTCGCATCTGGCAGCGGGACGCCTTCTTCGACCACATTTCCCGGGTGGATCAGGCCCACGCCGTCTACTACGGCATCCTGATCACGGTTGTCTTCTTCAACCTGTTCGTATTCGCGGCCATGCGCGAGGCCACCTACCTCTACTACGCGCTGTCCACCCTTGGCTACCTGTTCCTGTTAGGTTCCCTTCGCGGCATTACCTATCCGCTGCTGTGGCCGGACAGTCCATGGCTCCAGAACCAGTCGATGATGATGTCGGTGCCCATCGCCATGCTGTTCTCGTTGCTGTTCGCCCGCGCCTTTCTCGACCTGCGCAGCCGGAGCCGCGGCTGGGACCGTATCGTTCGCGCTGCCGTCATCGTTAACCTGCTGGCCGTGCTGGGCACCTTCCTGCTGGACTACAACACCTCCATGCGGCTGTCGGTGGCACTGGCCATCCCCTGCTGTTTACTGCTGACGGCTTTGGGCCCCGTCGAGTGGGCTCGCGGCAACCGCCAGGCCATCCTATATACTATCGCCTGGGGTGTATTGACCGTCGGCAGCGCACTGACAGCTGCCAATAAGTACGGCTGGGTGCCGACCAATTTCATCACCGAATTCGGCATGGAGATCGGCTCGGCACTGGAAGCCATCCTCCTCTCCATCGGGCTCGCGACCCGGCTCTACCAGGAGCGGCAGGACAAATTGAAAGCCCGGGAGTCTCAGTTGCGCGCCCTCGCCGCCCGGCGCAAGGCGGAATTGCGGATGATGGACCAGGCGCTCCATCACCCGTTGACCAAGCTGCCCAATCGCACCTCGTTCGAGCTGCACCTGCAGGACCTGCTGATCCGCGAACCGGATCGACGCCATGCGGTGGGTGTGATCCAGCTCACCAACCTCGCCGCTATCACCAGGACCCTCGGCCACCAGAATGCCGACCGGGTGCTGGAACTGGCCGCCAGGCGTTTCAACCAGGTATGTAGCAACCTGCCGGGGGTGCGCCCCATCGAACAGAACGATGTACGTTGTTATCACGCAGCCTCGCTGGAATCCGGTACCTTCGGTTTTGTCATCGATGCCGACACAGCCCGGAGCCAGCCCCGACGCATCCTGGAATGTCTCGAGTCGCTACGGTCACCGCTGGAGTACCTGGGCATGCAGCTGCCGTTGGATCCACTGGCCGGCGTGGCCACCTATCCCAGTCACTCAAGCGATCCCAATACACTGATTCGGCAAGCCTATGTCGCGCTGGAAAGTGATGACGCCCGCGATCGCGGAATGGCTTACTACCGACCTGAACACGACTCCTACAGCGCAGATCGCCTGACACTGGCCTCGGAACTCCGGGAGGCCATTCGCCTGGATGAACTGGCACTGTTCTTCCAGCCCAAACTCAACCTGGCAGATGAACGGGTGGTGGGGGTCGAGGCGCTGATTCGCTGGCCCGGGCGCACTCGGGCAGTGGGTGCCGACGAAATCATCGCCGTGGCAGAGCAGACCGGCCTGATCAAGCCCCTCACGCGCTGGGTGTTACAGCAGGCCCTGAGAGCACGCGACGAACTGATCGAAGCCGGCCAGGAAGAACTGAGTGTTTCGGTTAACATTTCGCCCAATAACCTGCGAGAGCAAGAGTTCCCATTGTTCGTGCAGCGACTGATGGCCGGCCACCCCCAACACGCCGGCAAAATCATCCTGGAAGTCACCGAAACCTCCATGATGCAGGATCCGGCCAATTCACTGCGCGCCCTTCGCTCCCTGCATTTCGCCGGCATTCCACTGTCGATAGACGATTTTGGCTCCGGTTATTCGTCGCTGTCCTACATCAAGCGGCTGCCGGCCAGCGAGATCAAGATCGACCGTTCACTGATCGTCGACCTGTCGTTCCAGGCCGAGGACCGGGTCATTGTGCAGACCACTATCAACATGTGCCACGACCTGGGCTACAAGGTGGTCGCCGAAGGTGTAGAGGACAGGGAAACGTTGCAATTGCTCGAGGAGATGGGCTGCGACATGATCCAGGGTTTCGTACTTACGCCGCCGCAACCGATGGATGAGTTCATGCGCTGGCTGACGAACCACGTCATGCAGGAAAAGCGGCGCGCCTGA
- the tesB gene encoding acyl-CoA thioesterase II: MLEVTRKLVELLDLAPIGDDHFQGESEDLGFPAVFGGQVLGQALMAASRTVEDRAAHSLHAYFLRPGDHRLPIDYEVHRVRDGGSFSVRRVIARQEGKEILTGSMSFQVEESGFEHQDVMPSAPDFNTLKSEHTLALMMKQYIPEHMREKFTRDRPIEIRPVDPMNPLKPEQRDPHKQAWFRAQGDLPDDPVLHRCLLAYSSDFGFLGTSLNPHGVTFMNREMQVASLDHAIWFHRDFRMDDWLLYDTDSPSASAGRGFNRGNIFNREGVLVASTAQEALIRRREPSSS, translated from the coding sequence ATGCTTGAGGTCACACGCAAATTGGTCGAATTACTGGATCTGGCGCCCATCGGCGACGATCATTTCCAGGGCGAGAGCGAAGACCTTGGCTTTCCCGCCGTGTTCGGCGGCCAGGTGCTCGGCCAGGCGCTGATGGCGGCAAGCCGCACGGTCGAAGACCGGGCTGCGCATTCCCTGCACGCCTATTTTCTGCGGCCGGGCGACCATCGCCTGCCCATCGATTACGAAGTTCATCGTGTCCGCGATGGCGGCAGCTTTTCCGTACGCCGGGTCATCGCTCGCCAAGAGGGCAAGGAAATCCTGACCGGGTCCATGTCCTTCCAGGTCGAGGAATCCGGCTTCGAGCACCAGGACGTGATGCCGTCAGCACCGGATTTCAATACCTTGAAGTCCGAGCATACCCTCGCCCTGATGATGAAACAGTACATTCCCGAGCACATGCGCGAAAAATTTACGCGTGACCGTCCCATCGAGATTCGTCCGGTGGATCCGATGAATCCGCTCAAACCGGAACAGCGTGATCCCCACAAACAGGCCTGGTTCCGTGCCCAGGGCGACCTCCCGGACGACCCGGTACTGCACCGTTGCCTGCTGGCCTACTCGTCGGATTTCGGTTTCCTCGGGACGTCGCTCAATCCCCATGGCGTTACGTTCATGAACCGTGAGATGCAGGTGGCGAGCCTGGATCATGCTATCTGGTTCCACCGTGACTTCCGTATGGACGACTGGCTGCTATACGACACCGACAGTCCCAGCGCCTCCGCTGGCCGCGGCTTCAATCGCGGAAATATCTTCAATCGCGAGGGGGTGCTGGTCGCCTCCACCGCCCAGGAAGCCCTGATCCGCCGACGCGAGCCTAGCAGCAGCTAA
- a CDS encoding FAD-dependent oxidoreductase yields the protein MSQDAPIVIIGTGLSGYSLVREIRKQDKEVPVLMITADDGHSYSKPMLSTGFTKGKSADELAQADAAGMTEQLNVELRTHTTVTGIDPEAHCVLIGDERLRYSKLVLAWGADVIRIPLEGDGQEFVYSINDLMDYRAFRKALEGQSRVAIMGAGLIGCEFANDLRNGGYEVDVIAPSDTAMPGLVPPAAGDAVVEALTEEGVRFHLDTVVDRIDHAGDGVKLTLANGETVEAGRVISAVGLRPRVELARSAGLEVARGIVVDRTLKTSADDIYALGDCAEVDGHVLLYVLPLMACSRALAKTLTGTPTDVAYGVMPVMVKTPCCPTAVCPPPPNAEGEWQIERDGRNVRALFKDAQGSVLGFAVTGDYAMEKQALSKEVPPIHG from the coding sequence ATGAGTCAGGATGCCCCCATCGTCATTATCGGCACCGGCCTTTCGGGCTATTCGCTGGTCCGGGAAATCCGCAAGCAGGACAAGGAGGTGCCTGTCCTGATGATCACTGCGGATGACGGGCATAGCTATTCGAAGCCCATGCTCTCCACCGGGTTTACCAAAGGCAAGAGCGCCGACGAGCTGGCCCAGGCGGACGCCGCCGGCATGACCGAGCAGCTCAACGTCGAATTGCGTACCCACACCACCGTGACCGGCATCGACCCCGAAGCCCATTGCGTATTGATCGGCGATGAGCGCCTGCGCTATAGCAAGCTGGTACTGGCTTGGGGCGCGGACGTGATCCGCATTCCGCTGGAGGGCGACGGCCAGGAGTTCGTCTATTCCATCAACGACCTGATGGACTACCGGGCGTTCCGAAAGGCCCTGGAGGGCCAGTCACGAGTGGCCATCATGGGCGCAGGGTTGATCGGTTGTGAGTTTGCCAACGACCTGCGCAACGGTGGTTATGAGGTGGATGTCATTGCGCCCTCCGACACCGCTATGCCGGGGCTGGTGCCGCCGGCCGCCGGTGACGCGGTGGTCGAGGCATTGACCGAGGAAGGGGTGCGCTTCCACCTGGACACCGTCGTCGACCGCATCGACCACGCCGGTGATGGCGTAAAACTGACCCTGGCCAATGGCGAAACGGTCGAGGCGGGCCGGGTTATCTCCGCCGTCGGTTTGCGCCCCCGTGTGGAGCTGGCGAGGAGCGCCGGGCTCGAGGTAGCTCGTGGCATCGTTGTCGATCGGACCCTCAAGACCAGCGCCGACGACATCTACGCCCTCGGTGACTGTGCCGAAGTGGACGGCCATGTGCTGCTCTACGTGTTGCCGCTGATGGCCTGCTCCCGGGCGCTGGCCAAGACGCTCACGGGAACGCCGACCGATGTGGCCTACGGCGTTATGCCGGTCATGGTGAAGACACCCTGCTGTCCCACCGCCGTTTGTCCGCCGCCGCCTAACGCCGAGGGTGAATGGCAGATCGAGCGCGACGGGCGCAATGTCCGGGCCTTGTTCAAGGATGCCCAAGGCAGCGTGCTCGGCTTTGCCGTCACCGGCGACTACGCGATGGAGAAGCAGGCGTTGTCCAAGGAAGTGCCGCCCATTCACGGATGA
- a CDS encoding chorismate lyase, which translates to MDLPRAPEARWLPGVPAVRLMLGRPLTHELYWLTLEGSLTRALQLRCMESFHVDVLREGYSRPSVEEALTLGIPSRQLAWIREVQLCGDGQPWVMARTVIPLDTLKGNGRRLRHLGRRPLGHFLFSQRRWHRGPFQIGIARATAPGQPTIGRRSRFFRGKDALLVGEYFLPNLLARTP; encoded by the coding sequence ATGGACCTGCCCCGCGCTCCCGAGGCTCGCTGGCTCCCCGGCGTGCCCGCCGTCCGGTTGATGCTGGGCCGTCCGCTAACTCATGAACTCTACTGGCTGACGCTGGAAGGCTCCCTCACCCGCGCGTTGCAACTGCGTTGCATGGAAAGCTTCCACGTCGACGTCCTCCGGGAAGGCTATTCCCGCCCTTCCGTAGAGGAAGCCCTTACGCTTGGTATCCCGTCACGCCAACTGGCTTGGATCCGCGAAGTCCAGCTGTGCGGCGACGGCCAGCCCTGGGTGATGGCCCGTACCGTCATTCCACTGGATACGCTAAAAGGCAACGGCCGGCGCCTGCGCCACCTGGGCCGCCGTCCCCTGGGCCACTTCCTGTTCAGCCAGCGCCGCTGGCACCGCGGGCCCTTCCAGATTGGCATCGCCCGCGCTACCGCCCCAGGTCAGCCGACTATTGGTCGACGCTCCCGTTTCTTTAGGGGTAAGGATGCGTTGTTAGTGGGCGAGTACTTCCTGCCGAACTTATTGGCGCGCACGCCCTAA